A DNA window from Halococcus agarilyticus contains the following coding sequences:
- a CDS encoding quinone oxidoreductase family protein: MKAIEVTEFGGSDVIEATERDVPEPGPGEVRIDVSAAGVNFADIMQRRGHYQGGPSPPYVPGMEAAGTIDAVGEGVDREVGERVVAMTDAGYAESVTADAAGLFDVPESMDFAEAAGFPVQFLTAHNTLFEWGGLEEGERVLIHAAAGGVGTAATQLASEAGAEVFGTASTQEKLDLAERLGVDHPINYTETDFADEINDATDGEGVDLVLDGIGGDTTTESLDCLTHFGRMVSYGAASGEPGYPDTSTLLFNNYTVYGYHLGQSMQRDPERVLSAVPNLTELLTEGGLEVIVGETFPLEDAAAAHEHIENRESTGKVVLEL; this comes from the coding sequence ATGAAGGCAATCGAGGTGACCGAGTTCGGTGGGAGCGACGTCATCGAGGCGACCGAGCGCGACGTGCCCGAGCCGGGCCCCGGCGAGGTCCGGATCGACGTCTCGGCGGCGGGTGTCAACTTCGCGGACATCATGCAGCGCCGCGGTCACTATCAGGGCGGCCCGAGCCCGCCCTACGTACCCGGAATGGAGGCCGCCGGCACGATCGACGCGGTCGGCGAGGGCGTCGATCGCGAGGTCGGTGAGCGCGTGGTCGCGATGACCGACGCGGGCTACGCCGAGTCCGTCACCGCCGACGCCGCCGGGCTGTTCGACGTGCCCGAGTCGATGGACTTCGCCGAAGCCGCGGGCTTTCCGGTACAGTTCCTGACCGCCCACAACACCCTGTTCGAGTGGGGTGGGTTGGAGGAGGGCGAGCGGGTGCTGATCCACGCGGCGGCGGGCGGTGTCGGCACCGCAGCGACCCAACTCGCGAGCGAGGCGGGTGCGGAGGTCTTCGGGACCGCGAGCACCCAGGAGAAGCTCGATCTCGCCGAACGCCTCGGGGTGGACCATCCGATCAACTACACGGAAACCGACTTCGCCGACGAGATCAACGACGCCACCGACGGCGAGGGTGTCGATCTCGTGCTCGACGGGATCGGTGGCGATACCACCACGGAGAGCCTCGACTGTCTCACTCACTTCGGTCGGATGGTCTCCTACGGCGCAGCGAGCGGCGAACCGGGCTATCCCGACACCAGCACCCTCCTGTTCAACAACTACACTGTCTACGGCTACCACCTCGGCCAGTCGATGCAGCGCGACCCCGAGCGCGTGCTGAGCGCCGTGCCGAACCTCACCGAGCTGCTGACCGAGGGCGGCCTCGAAGTGATCGTCGGCGAGACGTTCCCGCTCGAAGACGCCGCCGCAGCACACGAGCACATCGAGAACCGCGAAAGCACCGGCAAGGTCGTGCTCGAACTCTAA
- a CDS encoding AI-2E family transporter has product MASLLDGYDRSRIPLWLAAIALGIALAFVVYRYIGTFVLGLFVYYITRPIHRRIADWIPTSSLAAAVSLLSITLPIILLVAYTVSVAVTELQGLAGTNAEQLDALVQPILADGGLSIDSLRELATSAIQDPGQYLGPGGLESLGGALGTTTGYLGAAGNALLHLFIVLALAFYLLRDDHRLAAWFRTELAGERTPAYAYLDAVDRNLKTIYFGNILNAFATAILAAVSYNVLDLLSPPEIGVPSATLLGLLTGVGSLVPVVGMKIVYIPVALALAGQAALIDPTLLWFPLVFAAVSLVIVDTIPDLVLRPYVSGRSLHTGSVMIAYIVGPLLFGWYGLFLGPLLLVLIVHFARIILPELVRGEAVTTRATAGNPLDPDDGIAAPEPEPVDPDADAERTDETAGDADRTDDTPTGSGTTQSSDQDPQSSPDGGTRPPNDG; this is encoded by the coding sequence ATGGCCAGCCTGCTGGACGGCTACGACCGATCGCGGATCCCGCTGTGGCTGGCGGCGATCGCCCTCGGGATCGCGCTCGCGTTCGTCGTCTACCGCTACATCGGCACGTTCGTCCTCGGGCTGTTCGTTTATTATATCACGCGCCCGATCCACCGCCGGATCGCCGACTGGATCCCGACGTCGAGCCTCGCCGCGGCGGTCTCGCTGCTGTCGATCACGCTCCCGATCATCCTGCTCGTCGCGTACACGGTCTCGGTGGCCGTCACCGAACTCCAGGGCCTCGCCGGCACCAACGCGGAACAGCTTGACGCCCTCGTCCAGCCGATCCTCGCGGACGGCGGCCTGTCGATCGACAGCCTGCGCGAGCTGGCGACCTCGGCGATCCAGGACCCCGGACAGTATCTCGGACCAGGCGGGCTCGAATCGCTCGGCGGGGCGCTCGGCACGACGACGGGGTATCTGGGTGCGGCCGGCAACGCACTGCTCCACCTGTTCATCGTGCTCGCGCTCGCGTTCTACCTCCTCCGCGACGATCACCGACTCGCCGCGTGGTTCCGGACCGAACTCGCTGGCGAGCGGACGCCGGCGTACGCCTACCTCGATGCGGTCGATCGCAACCTCAAGACGATCTACTTCGGGAACATCCTGAACGCCTTCGCGACGGCGATCCTCGCGGCGGTCTCGTACAACGTCCTCGACCTCCTCAGCCCGCCCGAGATCGGCGTGCCGTCGGCCACCCTGCTGGGGCTGCTCACCGGCGTCGGCAGCCTCGTGCCCGTGGTGGGGATGAAGATCGTCTACATCCCGGTGGCGCTCGCACTCGCCGGCCAGGCAGCGCTCATCGATCCGACGCTGCTCTGGTTCCCGCTGGTGTTCGCGGCGGTCTCGCTCGTGATCGTCGACACCATCCCGGACCTCGTGCTCCGGCCGTACGTTTCGGGCCGGTCGCTCCACACCGGCTCGGTGATGATCGCGTACATCGTCGGCCCGCTTCTCTTCGGCTGGTACGGCCTGTTCCTCGGCCCTCTCCTGTTGGTGCTGATCGTCCACTTCGCGCGGATCATCCTGCCCGAACTCGTCCGTGGCGAGGCGGTGACGACCCGAGCGACCGCGGGCAACCCGCTCGATCCCGACGACGGCATCGCCGCCCCCGAGCCCGAACCCGTCGATCCCGACGCCGATGCGGAGCGCACCGACGAGACCGCTGGCGATGCCGACCGCACGGACGACACACCGACCGGTTCGGGAACGACGCAGAGCAGCGACCAGGACCCCCAGTCCTCACCCGACGGCGGCACGCGACCCCCGAACGACGGGTGA
- a CDS encoding mechanosensitive ion channel family protein produces MTLSHTVGDSIVLQTVPDSLQPLVDGFLEAIPLIVGALVILLLGWIVGRVLGGVVKRIVRRVGPAQYAEDTPIDREGDTDRNLAQALGDLTKYVVYFLAVLAALSYVGISLPGDFLTGVAGGLVQVVVAIAILVVGIAIGRFVGGLVEDLIAGFGLESYARDTPLDDATDSVRNIATAVGTLVEFAIYFIALLIALDYAGIAIPGEFLTNIANGAVQVIVAGVILVAGFAIGRFVGNLVAGIVAGFGLDSFVRDTPLADATDAVGGIGNAVGRLVEFLIYYFALVAAIDALDFPALSEPLTAFIGQIPLLLGGLAVLVVGIYVADLLGDLVASADASRAADIAGLAVQLFVYYIVIVFALDTAGFDTSVLTSLFNTVIVAFFGALGLALAIAIGIGLGWGSKDYVADNIDGWMRRARRGASDMAEEDGSGRRGRGSDDTLGDGDTFDDSDSFDDDSGPGGPSGTGGSGPSDD; encoded by the coding sequence CCTGCTGCTCGGGTGGATCGTCGGCCGGGTTCTCGGCGGCGTCGTCAAGCGCATCGTGCGGCGCGTCGGTCCCGCCCAGTACGCCGAGGACACACCTATCGACCGCGAGGGCGACACCGACAGGAACCTCGCACAGGCGCTCGGCGATCTCACGAAGTACGTCGTCTACTTCCTCGCGGTGCTCGCCGCGCTCAGCTACGTGGGCATTTCGCTTCCCGGCGACTTCCTGACCGGCGTCGCCGGCGGCCTGGTGCAGGTCGTCGTCGCCATCGCCATCCTCGTCGTCGGGATCGCCATCGGGCGGTTCGTCGGCGGCCTCGTCGAAGACCTCATCGCCGGGTTCGGCCTCGAAAGCTACGCCCGCGACACGCCGCTCGACGATGCCACCGATTCGGTGAGGAACATCGCCACCGCCGTCGGCACACTCGTCGAGTTCGCGATCTACTTCATCGCGCTGCTCATCGCGCTCGATTACGCCGGCATCGCGATCCCCGGCGAGTTCCTGACGAACATCGCGAACGGGGCTGTGCAGGTCATCGTCGCCGGCGTCATCCTCGTGGCCGGGTTCGCCATCGGCCGGTTTGTCGGCAACCTCGTCGCGGGCATCGTCGCCGGGTTCGGCCTCGACAGCTTCGTCCGTGACACGCCGCTCGCCGACGCCACGGACGCCGTGGGTGGGATCGGCAACGCGGTCGGACGGCTCGTCGAGTTCCTGATCTACTACTTCGCGCTGGTCGCGGCGATCGACGCACTCGACTTCCCGGCGCTCTCGGAGCCGCTGACCGCCTTCATCGGCCAGATCCCGCTGCTTCTCGGCGGACTCGCCGTCCTCGTCGTCGGCATCTACGTCGCCGACCTCCTCGGCGACCTCGTGGCGAGCGCCGACGCGAGTCGGGCGGCCGACATCGCCGGTCTCGCGGTCCAGCTGTTCGTCTACTACATCGTCATCGTCTTCGCGCTCGACACGGCCGGGTTCGACACGTCCGTGCTCACGAGCCTGTTCAACACGGTCATCGTGGCGTTCTTCGGCGCACTCGGGCTCGCGCTCGCCATCGCCATCGGCATCGGTCTCGGCTGGGGCAGCAAGGACTACGTCGCCGACAATATCGACGGCTGGATGCGCCGGGCGAGACGCGGTGCGTCCGACATGGCAGAGGAGGACGGAAGCGGCCGCCGGGGTCGTGGAAGCGACGACACGCTCGGCGACGGCGATACGTTCGACGACAGCGATTCCTTCGACGACGACAGCGGTCCGGGTGGCCCGAGCGGGACGGGAGGCTCCGGACCGAGCGACGACTGA